The following DNA comes from Salvelinus sp. IW2-2015 linkage group LG1, ASM291031v2, whole genome shotgun sequence.
AAATGTCCCATTATACCTACAAGGTATCGAACTGCACATGTGTACCTGTGAAGTGCATCTCTGACCTTTTTGTATCTCAGAAAACACTAGTGTACTCTAACCATAACATGCATGAACCTGGTGGCACTGCAGAAACATTGAYGCACTCCCACCCAATATGTTTAATCCCCAAAGAATGAATGTATGCTCTACAATGTAAAGTGTCCTTGAGCACTGCTAGTTTTACGTTACTGTTACGTTGGCTGTGATAATTGGACAATTATTTACTTGATTCTGGGAGGCTTTAAGCAAAGTGCAGAAATGCATTCTTGCCAATAAGTCTGTGGCCTATAACTCTTTCATGCTGACAGATCTGGCAGTGTAGCTGCACTGTAACATGACAAGTCCCAGTTGTGGTCACGGTACAAAATTATACAATACTTTACAGTAAATGGAATCAGAATACAGCAGCATACTATAATTTTATATAAATAACACCATGTTTTCgtatacatttactttgtttttaCTGCAACTTTGGGAAAAGTGCAGAAGTGTATTCTAGcaataaatatacagtgccttcggaaactattcagaccccttgactttttccacattttgtggaaaAGCCTTatacagccttatttctaaaattgattaaatagttccccccccccctaatcaatctacacacaataccccataatgtcaaagcaaatgcttcttttttttttgatcttagcaaatttattacaaataaaaaaactgaaatatcacatttacataagtattcagactctttactcagtactttgttgaagtgcctttggcagtgattacagcatcgagtcttcttttgtatgacgcttggcacacctgtatttggggagtttggatggggagcattgctgcacagctattttcagctattttcacgtctctccagagaaattcgatcgggttcaagtcctggctctggctgggccaacagaggacattcagagacttgtcccgaagccactcctatgttgtcttggatgagtgcttagggtcgttgtctggttggaaggtgaaccttcaccccagtctgaggtcctgagcactctggagcaggttttcatcaaggatctctccttTGCTGaggattttctatttatttaataccttttatgtggaaaaattcaaggggtctgaatactttccattatatccacataatacatagcccatctataatttagcccaaacaattacctctccccctactgtatttatttatttattttgctcctttgcaccccattatttctctctctactttgcacattcttccactacaaatctaccattccagtgttttacttgctatattgtatttacttcgccaccatggcctttttttttcctttacttcccttatctcacctaatttgctcacattgtatatagacttatttttctactgtattattgactgtatgtttgttttactccatgtgtaactctgtgctgttgtatgtgtcgaactgctttgctttatcttggccaggtcgcaattgtaaatgagaacttgttctcaacttgcctacctggttaaataaaggtgaaaaaatagaTATATAATTGGTGGCGCAGCAAGAACTTCAGGTAGCTagcaaccaagaggttgtgagttcaaatcccaagtgaggTTGAGTCCCAAGTAATCAACATACAGCATCATACTGTCCTTTCACATTAACACCTTCATTTAGTTGTAAAAATACAGTGTCATGGTATMAWTTTTTTTTATTTTGCctccccatgttgtcacatttatttcacatgagattgggttttcacatgtgctcacatgttgtcatgtgtacagtcgtggccaaaagttttgagaatgacacaaatattaattttcaaagtctgctgcctcagtttgtatgatggcaatttgcatatactccagaatgttatgaagagtgatcagatgaattgcaattaattgcaaagtccctctcggggaacaaaacatcgatatatTTTTGGTCCATGACCAGGaatctccccagaccttaatcccattgagaccttgtggtcaatcctcaagaggcgtgtggacaaacaaaaacccacaaattctgacaaactccaatcattgattatgcaagaatgggctgccatcagtcagttaattgacagcatgccagggcagattgcacagatcttgaaaaagaagggtcaacactgcaaatattgactctttgcatcttCATGtgattgtcaataaaagcctttgacacttataaaatgcttgtaattaaacttcagtattccatagtaacatctgacaaatatatctaaagacactgaggcagcagactgaaaaTKtatatttgtgtcattctcaaaacttttggccacgactgtagtttaATGTTATCACATGTTACTTCACATGTTGTTACGTGATTAAATGAGATCACACGAGATCATGTGTTCATGTGAAATTCTTGTGTTTTTTACATAAGGGTCAGCAAATTATGTCACCACCAAAAAACTCAAAGGAGGATGGGATTGCAGTCCCATGCTATATTAAAATCCCTAGCAGCAATAcaacacacctgggttcaaacactatttgaaattatttcacctGTGCTTAATTGAGCTTWcctgttgcaatggaaccaattgAAAAGTCTCAAAATGGCAAATCCTTCTCTCTTCAGGCAGGCTAACACAaaagctcaaagtatttgaaatatttcaaatagtatttgaacccaggtcagcAATACAGTATGGCACGGCCTGTGCCCCTCACCAGATCCAGGGTGGTCTTCTCCAGTACGTCCACTAGTTTCTCCAGCTTGGTGTTGGCCGTGAAGATGAAGTCATCATCCACCCACAGCAGATATTTAGTGGTCACCTGGGAAACAGCTAGGTTCCGTCCTGCAAACCAGCCCTAGTTGTTGTGGCAGAGAACAGGATGTGGGACAGAGGAAGCCAAAGCAGCGATAGGACAACTAAGGAAATCTTAGTCAAGTACTATTTAAGCAAACAATGTTATTGCTAGACAAAAACAATACGYGACAGGTACACTGGTTCCTATACATTAAAAAGAGGCAGCAGTKTWWAAAAAAAAWACCTTTCCAAATGGCATGATGTAATGTTCGATGTAGGGGCCAGAGACAGTCTTGGGGTTTTCGCTGTCATCAGCTATTACTATGGTGACAGTGGGATAGTATYGTCGCACGCTGTCGATGAGATCTTGGAGCTTGTCATAGCGCAGGAAAGTTTTGGTTGCTATCGTAACAAGGGCACTGATGTTGTATTCTAGattgggaacagagagagacaaagttaGGGTCTTTGACATTACACGTTGATCTCCGATGTGATTTTGGTTATTTTTTAGTAAGTGTTGTGCTAWTGTGAGATGCAGTCGACAGTTGTATTTTTCCACATACCCCCTTTGGGTCCTGTGTTGTAGAGTTTTGGAGTTACACGATGGCGGATCTTGATGGTGAACATGGCTTGGTGTCCCTCGGTCTCAAACTGCACTGAAAGACATAGCGAGAGTATTTTCAACCTCATTACCACAAATATATTACAGACAGTATTTGGTGTAGATCTTTGTTAATGGACACAACCCAGAAAGTAGTAGTACATCAGAAAGTCAGGTGTGTCTGGCCTCACCTGTGTCTGCTGTACTAGGGTGGAATAGTGTGTTGGTGTAGGAGACAAACTGTAACTGCCGGTTCAGGTTGGGCAGCAGGCTGCTCATCAGGGTCATGTGCATCTCCCCGTCACCTTTGACCTTTACCCCCTCAACCTCCGCTGCCACATTTAACACTCCCAGGGTGGAGGTGAAGTTGACCTAAGAAAGAAAATAATTAAGAGGGAGACAGGGAACAAAGATAAAGCAATAAGGAAATATGCCGTTTTTTACTTGACAAAGACCAGACAGATGAAATAGTACTGGAAATAATAACTCAAACCAAATATKATCAGTCTACTTActgtgtacagctctctgggAAGGTCTTGTAAGGCAAGTCCTGAAAACATATGACATATATTTACTGGCATATTTGATTAAGCTGCTGGATGTTCATCCAATCCAAATACACCGCATCAACTGTCAGCTGGAGTAAACATTTTCTCTGKTGTGCAACAAAACACTATTCTCTGCTCTAAAACAGTCTTCCAGAGCAGCAGGTTATCAAGGTAGTAATAATGGTAATGGTGGAAATAAAGGTTGTCAGCGGTTGTAATAATAGTACATGTTAGATTGTTGGAACActtactgtctgtctctttaAAAGACTATGAGTTTTACCTCCCTGTAAGAATACCCTGATGAAGGTCATTGGAGACCGATACGTTGGTGAATAAGATCTATTAAACTGTTGTAAGCATCGAGATTACTTGTGcttgagttttttttgttttatgtattGTTGTAAGAGGACAGTCTTTCCCTGAATTTGTAGCTTCATCTAACTACACTTCTCTTTCTGTGCTTCCCATATTATACCAGGTTTCCTTGACAATTACGTTTTTAAATATCAAGGGACCTTCCCGTTTATATCAAGGTAAAACTAAACTAATCCctgttataaatcagacctgGGATGAGTATGGTTTTGAGCGGCCGTACTTCCACCCCCTGTGTTGGGTACTGCAGAGGATTGTTGGCCTCGGCCACAATGAGCATATCTACAGGAGTCTGAGACCTGGAGGGGGACAAATACACATCAGGTTAATAATCACTATTCAAAGCTATTACAGCTAGAATGAAGCTTCATGAACTCTATTAGGCTATTTGTTTCAAAGATGGGGTAATGTTGACATCATATCCTTCAAAAGACCTACAGCAAGTTTAACCTAAGCCTAAGAATGTACAAGCTTGGAAATGAATCACATGAAAGGACAGACACAGCAACTTCCCCTAGTGTAAGGAATAACTAAGATGATATATGGGATGTCCTTTCAGTTCTGTGCTGGTATACAGTCCTGTGCTCTCACCTCATCTGGAAGCCCTGGAACTCCTTGGCCCTCCGTCTTTTCATCTCCTCCAGCTCAGAGGCATCAAAAGCAGTGTGCAGGGGGTGTGCCGACACCCGTGGGAACAATAGCTGGGCAAAGGGCAGGTTCACCCCACCACTCTCACCCTCACACACGCACCCGTTACGTGCCAACAGactggagagagatgaaagggacAATAGGACTCCATCAATTAAATGACAACGAAAATGACAATGAAATACAATATCGGAATTATTTCAAAGGCTTATTTCAAACTGACCTTGCAACACTCTCCTTCAGGCGATAGGGGATGTTGGCAGATCTTTGGTCCGGTTCTGGGAGCCTCTCCTCCAGGTGCCTCTctactataggccctggtctCTGGCGGACATCCACTGTGGTGTAGGCCCTGGTGGGCCAAGAATGGAGGAGggccaccaccaacaccactgaTGCCACAATGGCCAACAACACTGTCTTCCTCAGGGAACGCATCCTAAAAACTGGCACAGCACACAAGGACAAACAGGAAYGTGCTGCGGTCACCACCTGCTTTGGTGGTGAAGTCCAACAGGGAGTGATCTGAGGTGACAAGATTAGCCTAATTGCTGGATGAATTGAATGCTGTATCTTCAGATACACATGACATCTGATTTAACATTCTAAACAATTTTGTATTTGTTATACACCCATTACAGTAAAAGAGAGAGCTGGTATCATACCCTACTGCCTGTATCCACTCAGAGAGAAGATGTCTCCTGTAGGCCATGGCATTCCCCAAAATCCCATAATGAACAGGTAAGGACTTTCCCCATCTGCAAAGCAATAACAAATCAGTTAGgtttttttcagcaggataacGGAATAAACTTTTCAGGAAATTGTATTAAAAATGTCCCAGTGAACAATATTAACATTggtgaaaataaaaacaatagatTTAGATGGGAGGAAACTGTAACATTTAGGTACATCAAAGATAAGGATGTTTAGCAGATATGATGGCCTTTCATAGTGATAAAGAGCTGTTAACACAACCGTCATCAATACCATTCAGTTAACAGCGGAGAGATGCTGAGCAACATCTACAGCAGGGGGAAAGACAAGGCTCTACAATGAGGCACAGGAGCCGAGAGATATAACACTTTTCAGGTTGGTGATATTTTTTATGATAATTCCTAGTGTTCAGATAATCAAACAATTCTAATGACTCAGTTTTAAAAACAGACATGAAAGATCCCTCTGGGTCATACTTAGGTCGCTACATGACCTACTTCCTTTGAAGAATGCATCTACTGTAGCgatatcccacttctgacaccagtgcaGTGAATTCAGGGGTCGCTGTGACTGATGATGAAATATACAAGCCTCATTGAATTGGCTCATATGAGGCTTGGATGTCATAATCGTCTRTCAGACTATCATGTCTCTGTGGCGGTGAATTATGTTACAGTTTACAGTAAAATTACAGTAAAACAGTTTATTGCTAAAATTATATAGCCACCAATTCCTCACGTTTTTCTCCACCAGAAATGATTGcctatgggtaccttcatgtgtgtgtaaaatattactattcTCCAATTTTTAATTCAtacatatccattgtttagctggaatggaatgtttgtatgTTGTATAttcgactgtgatatgtggttctcacctagccatcttaagATGAATCACTAACTAAGTCAGtgtcagctaaatgactaaaatgtcaaatgtaaatgttttacatacagatctcatattattgTATTGAttatatgtcacgttcctgaccttatttcctttgtttagccttgtttagttggtcaggacgtgagctgggtgggcattctatgttatgtgtttctatgttggggtcaTTGTTTGCCTgatatagttctcaatcagagggcaggtgtttacgtttcctctgattggacCATATTTAAGGtaaggctgttctcactgttgttgtgtgggtgatgtgctgtgtctgtgtttggttcgccacacggtactgtttcgtttcgtttgttcctgttcgtgcgttcatgttttatggttctcaagttcaggtctgttcacgtcgtttgtgtattttgtcagtgttctgtttgtttgGATAATTCATTCAAATTCAACATCATGAACATCACCACGCTACGCctttgtcctcctctcttctcacctaaagacgagcgttacagaatcacccaccaaaactggacaagcagcgtggtaacaggcagcggcagcaggagcagcgcaaggaggaatggacatgggaaaaATACTGGACCGGAAAGGGACccgggcacaaccgggagaatatcgccgcccgtgaagagctggaggcagctaaagccgagagcggtggtatgaggaggcagcacggaagcgaggctggaagcctgagagtcagccccaaaaattattgggggggaGGGCTAcaaggagtgtggcgaagtcaggtaggagacctgcgccaactccccgagcttacGTGGAGAGCGAAAtacggcagacaccgtgttattgCGGTaaacgcacggtgtctcctgtacgtgttgcCTAGCCCGGTGCgcgtacattccagctcctcgtatcaGCCGgcctagattgagcattgagccaggtgccagcCAGCCCTGACCTGCCAGCAGCGTCAGCCACCTgcacctgccagagccgtcagccagccctgACCTGCCAGAGTCCGTCAGCCAGCcctgacctgccagagccgtcagccagccctgacctgcgagagccgtcagccagcccgacctgccagagcgtcagccacCCTGACTGCGCCatagagccgtcagccagccctgACCTGCCAGTAGGCCGTCACCAGCCatacctgccagagccgtcactcagtccggtgctgccctcagtccggtgctgcccctcagtccagtggggttcAATTTGGAGGGTCACCATTatgaggaggccacggaagcggggattattatggtgggtggggtggggtgggggccacgtccagcagacagatgcccaccagaccctccctaaggttcaggttttgcggccgggtccgcaccttggggggggtactgtcacgttcctgaccttatttcctttgtttagccttgtttagttggtcaggacgtgagctgggtgggcattctatgttatgtgttctatgttgggttcattgtattagcctgatatggttctcaatcaggggcaagTGTTTtaacgtttcctctgattgagaaccatataaggtaggctgttctcactgtttgttggtgggtgattgttgctgtgtctgttcgccacacggtactgtttcgtttcgttgttCGTGTTcctgttcatgttttatg
Coding sequences within:
- the LOC111966771 gene encoding beta-1,4 N-acetylgalactosaminyltransferase 1-like, encoding MRSLRKTVLLAIVASVVLVVALLHSWPTRAYTTVDVRQRPGPIVERHLEERLPEPDQRSANIPYRLKESVASLLARNGCVCEGESGGVNLPFAQLLFPRVSAHPLHTAFDASELEEMKRRRAKEFQGFQMRSQTPVDMLIVAEANNPLQYPTQGVEVRPLKTILIPGLALQDLPRELYTVNFTSTLGVLNVAAEVEGVKVKGDGEMHMTLMSSLLPNLNRQLQFVSYTNTLFHPSTADTVQFETEGHQAMFTIKIRHRVTPKLYNTGPKGEYNISALVTIATKTFLRYDKLQDLIDSVRXYYPTVTIVIADDSENPKTVSGPYIEHYIMPFGKGWFAGRNLAVSQVTTKYLLWVDDDFIFTANTKLEKLVDVLEKTTLDLVGGAVREATGYTATYRQTISIEPGEEEEGDCLHMRRAFHHIIQGFPNCVVTDGVINFFLARTDKVQQVGFDPRLARVAHLEFFIDGLGSLHVGSCDDVIVNHATKIKLPWVSQSESDKTYAKFRYPPASSDATHTKNGLLYFKNHFQCLTHN